A region of bacterium DNA encodes the following proteins:
- a CDS encoding OmpA family protein has product MKNVIITSSLVLICAAGCASTDNVKAATATAVRTMPTERVHFPTAGRAVLEEDLPKISNNARWLEENPGAIVVIEGHCDERGGREYNMELGDRRARWVMGRLAEEGVEGSRLIVISKGESEPLEPGRGPRALEKNRRVEFVLR; this is encoded by the coding sequence GTGAAGAACGTCATAATTACATCGTCTCTCGTCCTTATCTGCGCAGCCGGATGCGCCTCAACGGATAACGTGAAAGCCGCGACAGCGACCGCTGTCCGGACGATGCCGACGGAGCGGGTCCATTTTCCTACGGCCGGCAGGGCGGTGCTCGAAGAGGACCTTCCGAAGATCTCAAATAACGCAAGGTGGCTGGAGGAGAACCCCGGCGCGATCGTGGTCATAGAGGGCCACTGCGACGAGAGGGGCGGGCGTGAATACAATATGGAGTTGGGCGACCGAAGGGCCCGCTGGGTCATGGGCAGGCTCGCGGAGGAGGGGGTCGAGGGTTCGAGGCTCATCGTGATTTCAAAGGGTGAGTCGGAGCCCCTGGAGCCGGGACGCGGCCCGCGCGCATTGGAGAAGAACAGGCGAGTGGAGTTTGTGCTC
- a CDS encoding PEGA domain-containing protein, which yields MAILSAALVMAQPALCSAGAQRSVAVQAIADDDSDDASREIAREISDALRASTSHHIVDSDLAAGVAAYQEPSAASLPDAAVLISAAKDHYFNFRYDDANQSLERAITLLKADGGAADANALLLDAYVSKALIANSRGKKTPAREALDRAMQINPMLRMTADDYPPSMISLYEEVRASRAGLPAGSLFVRSIPEGAEVFLNGISQGISPLALEGLPAGNYSLALRANRYARVERSVAIAAGIRTQVKQRLKWAKEGNGPDGGAAHGEASAAVRDGIRIADALKIERAVLIDADAAGEGSWDVTARTIDRTLRAGSRPLRIEGLGADERSAALAKLVKGISGQIDLDMARDPAASIYPQGEADAIVLAKRKKPLARRPLFWGAVGVAAAGAIVGGILAAMSGGAKTGEIKVTFK from the coding sequence ATGGCAATCTTGAGCGCAGCGCTCGTCATGGCGCAGCCGGCCCTCTGCTCGGCCGGGGCGCAGCGCTCGGTGGCCGTACAGGCGATTGCGGATGACGATTCGGACGATGCCAGCAGGGAGATCGCGCGCGAGATCTCTGATGCGCTGAGGGCCTCTACCTCGCACCATATCGTCGACTCCGATCTTGCGGCCGGAGTCGCGGCCTACCAGGAGCCGTCTGCCGCCTCATTGCCGGACGCCGCTGTCCTCATAAGCGCGGCCAAGGACCATTATTTCAACTTCAGATACGACGACGCGAACCAGTCCCTGGAGCGCGCCATCACGCTGCTTAAGGCCGATGGGGGCGCGGCCGATGCAAACGCGCTTTTGCTCGATGCGTACGTCTCCAAGGCGCTGATCGCGAACTCGCGCGGGAAGAAGACCCCTGCGCGCGAGGCGCTGGACAGGGCTATGCAGATAAACCCCATGCTCAGGATGACCGCGGACGATTATCCGCCCAGCATGATCTCTCTCTACGAAGAGGTGAGGGCGTCGCGCGCAGGGCTGCCCGCCGGCTCGCTCTTCGTCCGCAGCATCCCGGAGGGCGCGGAGGTGTTCCTCAACGGCATATCGCAGGGGATATCGCCGCTCGCGCTCGAGGGGCTGCCCGCAGGGAATTACTCGCTTGCGCTCAGGGCCAACCGATACGCCAGGGTCGAGAGGAGCGTCGCCATAGCCGCAGGCATAAGGACGCAGGTGAAGCAAAGGCTCAAGTGGGCGAAGGAGGGAAACGGTCCCGACGGAGGCGCTGCCCACGGCGAGGCCTCTGCGGCGGTGCGCGACGGAATACGCATAGCGGATGCGCTCAAGATCGAGCGGGCCGTGCTCATAGATGCGGATGCGGCCGGCGAAGGCTCTTGGGACGTGACTGCGCGCACGATCGATCGGACGCTTCGCGCGGGAAGCCGGCCGCTCAGGATCGAGGGGCTGGGCGCTGACGAACGAAGCGCGGCGCTGGCAAAACTCGTGAAAGGGATTTCGGGCCAGATCGATCTCGACATGGCCCGGGACCCTGCCGCCAGCATCTATCCTCAGGGCGAGGCCGACGCGATCGTCCTGGCGAAGCGAAAGAAGCCGCTTGCGCGCAGGCCGCTGTTCTGGGGCGCTGTCGGCGTCGCGGCCGCCGGGGCGATAGTCGGCGGCATCCTGGCTGCGATGTCGGGCGGAGCGAAGACAGGGGAGATAAAGGTGACCTTCAAATGA
- a CDS encoding xanthine dehydrogenase family protein molybdopterin-binding subunit, with the protein MKRIDAHEKVTGKARYADDLVFHNMLHAAPLHSSHPSARIKAVRTEKALAYPGVAAAITARDVPGSNLVGGIIADQQVMAKDRVRYMGDVIAMVAAESADAAREAASLIEVDYELLKPIFSPEEALRPDAPRMHEGRGNVVTSFKIRKGKTAPALKKSALLVDAKFATSFVEHAYLEPESCVAAPEPDGSLVVYGGMQHPFTTRRFVAAATGHALSRVRIVQTTLGGGFGGKDDTISVVCARAAILAIKTGRPIKITYTREESIRESYKRHPMELSYRAGMDNEGKLTAMEIDITADSGPICSTSPFVIWRPTVQCAGPYAVPAVKCDSRAVYTNNTFTGAMRGFGSPQHVFACESFIDICAEAANLDPYEFRKRNFFRQNSATHTGQKLSRHKVAIAEVAERALSEFGWNGKFRASSRGRTRSDGLLYGAGFACSFRGVSLGAEGNDFCSAIVNVQQDGSALLEVGVSENGQGLKTAMAAILCEELGIGPGRVVFIDTDTSSIPDGGPTVASRGTIMGGNAVIDACRKIKSDMRPVVRELIGPSRKGYIYKNGMIRNPERKKEVLFDKAVAECHNRRMYLHALGIYRGPEVGFDERNGQGNAYFTYVYGCQACELTVDPATGRVSVLRVVAAHDVGKTINPQMAAGQVLGGIVMGLGFALKEEIVHKDGIIQNTNLNTYRIPRSTDAPEMTAILVENPDPDGPYGAKSLGEPTNELMGAAVANAIYYATGRRILSLPITPEKILDVLKR; encoded by the coding sequence ATGAAGCGCATCGACGCCCACGAGAAGGTTACCGGAAAGGCCAGGTACGCGGACGACCTGGTCTTTCACAACATGCTCCACGCCGCGCCGCTCCATTCATCCCATCCGTCAGCGAGGATAAAGGCCGTGCGCACGGAGAAGGCACTCGCATATCCCGGAGTAGCCGCGGCGATCACCGCGCGCGACGTGCCCGGCTCGAATCTCGTGGGCGGGATCATCGCCGACCAGCAGGTCATGGCGAAAGATCGCGTCAGATACATGGGCGACGTGATCGCCATGGTCGCGGCCGAGAGCGCGGACGCCGCGCGAGAAGCGGCCTCGCTCATCGAAGTCGATTACGAATTGCTCAAGCCGATATTCTCACCTGAAGAAGCCCTCAGGCCCGACGCGCCCCGGATGCACGAAGGGCGGGGAAACGTCGTAACCTCGTTCAAGATAAGGAAGGGGAAGACCGCCCCTGCGCTCAAAAAAAGCGCCCTATTGGTCGATGCGAAGTTCGCGACATCGTTTGTCGAGCACGCGTATCTGGAGCCTGAGTCCTGCGTGGCGGCGCCTGAGCCGGATGGATCGCTTGTCGTCTACGGCGGCATGCAACACCCATTTACCACGCGCCGTTTCGTCGCCGCGGCCACGGGACACGCGCTCTCGCGCGTGCGCATCGTGCAGACGACGCTCGGCGGAGGCTTCGGCGGCAAGGACGACACCATCTCCGTGGTCTGCGCGCGCGCTGCGATTCTGGCCATAAAGACCGGTCGGCCGATCAAGATCACATACACGCGCGAAGAGTCGATCCGGGAATCGTACAAGCGCCACCCGATGGAGCTCTCCTACAGGGCGGGCATGGACAACGAAGGCAAGCTCACCGCGATGGAGATAGACATCACCGCGGATTCGGGTCCCATCTGCTCCACCTCGCCGTTCGTCATCTGGAGGCCCACGGTCCAGTGCGCAGGACCCTACGCCGTACCGGCCGTGAAGTGCGACTCGCGCGCGGTCTACACGAACAACACCTTCACCGGCGCGATGCGCGGATTCGGATCCCCGCAGCACGTCTTCGCCTGCGAGTCGTTCATCGACATCTGCGCCGAGGCGGCAAACCTCGATCCGTACGAATTCAGGAAGAGAAACTTCTTCAGGCAGAACTCCGCCACGCACACCGGCCAGAAGCTCTCGAGGCACAAGGTCGCGATCGCGGAGGTAGCCGAACGCGCCCTCTCGGAGTTCGGATGGAACGGCAAATTCAGGGCCTCCTCCAGGGGGAGGACGCGCAGCGACGGGCTCCTCTACGGCGCGGGATTCGCGTGCAGCTTCAGGGGGGTCTCGCTCGGCGCGGAGGGCAACGACTTCTGCTCCGCGATCGTGAACGTGCAGCAGGACGGCTCCGCGTTGCTCGAAGTGGGGGTCTCGGAGAACGGACAGGGGCTCAAGACCGCGATGGCGGCGATCCTCTGCGAAGAACTGGGCATCGGACCCGGCCGCGTGGTCTTCATCGACACGGACACGAGCTCCATACCGGACGGCGGCCCAACCGTCGCGTCGCGCGGCACGATCATGGGCGGCAATGCAGTGATCGACGCGTGCAGGAAGATAAAATCAGACATGCGGCCGGTAGTGCGCGAGCTGATCGGGCCGTCGAGAAAGGGATACATCTACAAGAACGGCATGATCAGAAACCCGGAACGCAAGAAGGAGGTCCTCTTCGACAAGGCCGTGGCGGAATGCCACAATCGAAGGATGTATCTGCACGCGCTCGGCATCTACCGGGGCCCTGAAGTCGGCTTCGACGAGAGGAACGGCCAGGGGAACGCCTACTTCACATACGTCTACGGCTGCCAGGCGTGCGAGCTCACGGTCGATCCCGCGACAGGCAGGGTCTCTGTCCTGCGCGTGGTCGCGGCGCACGACGTGGGAAAGACGATAAACCCGCAGATGGCCGCAGGACAGGTGCTAGGCGGAATCGTTATGGGACTGGGCTTCGCCCTCAAAGAGGAGATCGTCCACAAGGACGGCATCATACAGAACACGAACCTAAACACCTACCGCATCCCGCGCTCGACCGACGCGCCCGAGATGACGGCGATACTGGTGGAGAACCCGGACCCGGACGGGCCGTACGGTGCGAAATCGCTCGGAGAACCGACCAACGAGCTCATGGGGGCGGCCGTGGCGAACGCGATATATTACGCCACCGGCAGGCGCATCCTCTCACTCCCGATCACGCCCGAAAAGATCCTCGATGTGTTGAAAAGATAG
- a CDS encoding DNA methyltransferase produces the protein MSETVSKIREFIDYWRSLKGDEKGEAQVFCDRLFQAFGHAGYKEAGATLEYRVKAKGGTTKYADLLWKPLLLMEMKSRGEDLEDHYRQAFEYWLQLVPHRPRYVILCNFDEFWIYDFDAQIEDPVDRLNIEELADRYTALNFLFPEGGKPLFGNDLVAVTRVAADKVASAFNALIARGEEREKAQRFILQCVLTMFAEDFDLLPRGIFTELLYDCRNSGHSYDLLGGLFRQMGTQVSASGGRYKDVEYFNGGLFRECQPIELRNDEIELLIEAALENWSKVQPPIFGTLFQSSMDQKRRHALGAHFTSEADIQKIVLPTIVRPWQSRIAAAKTIKDFNDILRDLHAFIMLDPACGCGNFLYVAYRELKRLEMDVLATIRKSFGKKFRDSASMTSLVSTRQFYGIDISSFAVELAKVTLMLAKELAVAEAQKRQRSGQDSFHFDHPLPLDNLDDNIRCDDALFCTWPRANAIIGNPPYQSKNKMQQEFGRDYVNRIREKYPEMSGRADYCVYWFRRAHDELAEGGRAGLVGTNTISQTYSRKSGLDYIVENGGTITEAVATQVWSGDSAVHVSIVNWVKGREKGKKKLFTQLGDNIDSPWRVERLDSINSSLSSHADVTGAETLRCNAESSACYQGQTHGHEGFLLPEDEARTMIAADPSLKEILSPYLTADEMLSNIAALPRRYVIDFHPRDIFQAKSYGKLFSRIEEIVLPDRQEAAAKEESRNHKALADNPRAKVNHHHANFLNKWWLLSYAREELIIKIRNINRYITCGRVTKRPIFEFISSTIHPNDALQVFPLPDDYSFGILQSAIHWVWFKERCSTLKGDFRYTSETVFNSFPWPQAPTIKQVRAIAKAAFELRALRRRIMAENNWCLRDLYRTLDLPGNNALRDAQDELDAAVRNVYGMKPGDDILAFLLGLNHEVAERESEGKPVQGPGLPAIVDDPSEFVTEDYVRMHDN, from the coding sequence TTGAGTGAAACAGTCTCAAAAATCAGGGAGTTCATAGATTACTGGCGATCCCTGAAGGGTGACGAGAAGGGCGAGGCTCAGGTCTTCTGTGATCGCCTCTTTCAGGCCTTCGGTCATGCAGGCTACAAGGAAGCAGGCGCCACCTTAGAGTACCGCGTCAAAGCAAAAGGCGGCACGACAAAATACGCAGATCTCCTGTGGAAGCCCCTTCTCCTCATGGAGATGAAGAGCCGTGGTGAAGATCTGGAAGATCATTATCGTCAGGCCTTTGAATACTGGTTGCAGCTCGTTCCCCATCGTCCTCGCTATGTCATTCTCTGCAATTTTGATGAATTCTGGATCTACGATTTCGACGCCCAGATCGAAGATCCTGTCGACAGGCTGAATATTGAAGAACTTGCGGATCGTTATACGGCCCTCAATTTCCTCTTCCCCGAGGGCGGAAAACCGCTCTTTGGCAACGATCTCGTCGCTGTCACGCGCGTAGCAGCCGACAAGGTCGCCTCGGCGTTCAACGCCCTCATTGCCCGCGGCGAAGAACGTGAGAAGGCGCAGCGCTTCATCCTCCAGTGTGTCCTCACCATGTTTGCCGAGGACTTTGATCTCCTGCCACGCGGCATCTTCACGGAACTGCTTTATGATTGCCGCAACAGCGGTCATTCCTACGATCTTCTCGGCGGTCTCTTCCGACAGATGGGCACCCAGGTATCGGCAAGCGGTGGTCGCTACAAGGATGTCGAATACTTCAACGGAGGACTCTTCCGCGAATGTCAGCCTATTGAACTCAGGAATGATGAAATCGAACTTCTCATCGAAGCGGCGTTGGAAAACTGGTCCAAAGTCCAGCCGCCCATCTTCGGCACCCTCTTTCAGAGCAGCATGGACCAGAAACGGCGACACGCCCTCGGGGCGCATTTCACCAGCGAAGCAGACATCCAGAAGATTGTGCTGCCAACTATCGTGCGGCCGTGGCAATCGCGCATCGCGGCTGCAAAGACGATCAAGGATTTCAACGACATCCTTCGCGACCTCCACGCCTTCATTATGCTGGATCCCGCATGCGGATGTGGCAACTTTCTCTATGTCGCCTATCGCGAGCTCAAGCGCCTTGAAATGGATGTACTGGCGACAATCCGGAAATCCTTCGGCAAAAAGTTCCGCGACAGCGCCTCCATGACCTCACTCGTCAGCACCAGGCAGTTCTACGGCATCGACATCAGTTCCTTTGCCGTGGAGTTGGCCAAGGTCACGCTCATGCTGGCAAAAGAACTTGCAGTGGCAGAGGCGCAGAAGCGGCAGCGCTCCGGCCAGGACAGTTTCCATTTTGATCACCCTCTCCCCCTTGACAACCTAGACGACAACATACGTTGCGACGATGCCCTCTTCTGCACGTGGCCGAGGGCAAATGCGATCATCGGCAATCCGCCCTATCAGTCAAAGAACAAGATGCAACAGGAGTTTGGCCGGGACTATGTGAATCGAATACGCGAGAAATACCCCGAGATGTCCGGACGGGCCGATTATTGCGTGTATTGGTTCCGGCGTGCGCATGACGAGCTCGCGGAGGGTGGAAGGGCTGGCCTCGTGGGCACCAACACCATAAGTCAGACCTATTCCCGCAAAAGCGGGCTCGACTACATAGTGGAAAACGGCGGTACGATCACGGAGGCAGTCGCCACCCAGGTCTGGTCCGGCGACTCAGCGGTCCATGTCTCGATAGTCAATTGGGTAAAAGGCCGTGAGAAGGGAAAGAAAAAGCTCTTCACGCAATTAGGTGACAATATCGACAGCCCCTGGAGAGTTGAGAGACTCGATTCCATCAATTCATCGCTCTCCAGCCATGCGGATGTGACAGGCGCCGAGACATTGAGATGCAACGCGGAATCATCAGCCTGTTACCAGGGTCAGACACACGGACATGAGGGATTTCTGCTCCCTGAGGACGAAGCTCGAACAATGATCGCCGCAGATCCCTCTCTCAAAGAGATCCTCTCCCCCTACCTTACCGCTGATGAAATGCTGTCAAATATTGCCGCATTGCCACGGCGTTATGTCATCGACTTTCATCCACGAGATATCTTTCAAGCCAAGAGTTATGGAAAGCTTTTTTCACGCATCGAAGAAATTGTGCTGCCCGACCGTCAAGAGGCTGCTGCGAAAGAAGAATCACGAAATCACAAGGCGCTTGCCGACAATCCAAGGGCAAAGGTCAATCACCATCACGCTAACTTTTTGAACAAATGGTGGTTGCTTTCATACGCGAGAGAAGAACTCATCATCAAAATCAGAAACATCAATCGATACATTACCTGCGGACGAGTCACAAAGCGCCCGATATTTGAATTTATTTCAAGCACCATCCATCCGAATGATGCCCTGCAGGTCTTCCCTCTCCCTGACGACTATTCCTTCGGCATCTTGCAATCAGCAATACACTGGGTATGGTTTAAAGAACGTTGTTCGACCCTTAAAGGTGATTTTCGATATACATCAGAGACCGTGTTCAACAGCTTTCCCTGGCCCCAGGCACCCACGATAAAACAGGTCCGTGCGATCGCTAAAGCCGCGTTCGAACTCCGCGCGCTCAGGCGAAGGATTATGGCTGAAAATAACTGGTGTTTGCGCGACCTCTACCGCACGCTGGACTTGCCGGGCAACAATGCGCTACGGGACGCTCAAGATGAGCTCGACGCCGCAGTACGCAATGTCTACGGCATGAAGCCTGGTGACGACATCCTCGCCTTCCTCCTAGGTCTCAATCACGAGGTCGCCGAGCGTGAATCCGAAGGCAAGCCTGTCCAGGGCCCCGGCCTCCCTGCCATTGTGGATGACCCCTCGGAGTTTGTAACTGAAGATTACGTGCGAATGCATGATAACTAA
- a CDS encoding PDDEXK nuclease domain-containing protein, translating into MTNLVPRDYGGLLRSIKDRIRAAQYAALKAVNRQLIELYWDIGRMIVERQRGRTWGKAIVERLAKDLRNEFSGARGFSASNLWRMKVFYETYTKSPKLAPLAREIAWFHNVIIMERCKDEAERTFYLMMTRRHGWSKNILIHQIENQSFQKYLANQTNFEKALPVETRVQAGLAVQDEYTFDFLGIGDEHDERELECAILSKVEAFLREMGGIFSFIGSQYRLEVGEKEYFIDLLLFHRTLKCLVALELKVGEFMPEYVGKMQFYLAALDDLVRMPDEGSSIGIILCKSKDRMIVEYALRESKKPIGVATYRVVSKLPRKYKDLMPVPERIAALIMP; encoded by the coding sequence ATGACAAACCTTGTTCCACGTGATTATGGCGGGCTCCTCCGGTCTATAAAGGATCGAATTCGAGCTGCACAATACGCGGCGCTGAAAGCCGTGAACAGACAGCTTATTGAGCTCTACTGGGATATCGGCCGCATGATTGTTGAGAGGCAGCGGGGCAGGACATGGGGAAAGGCGATCGTGGAGCGACTTGCGAAGGATCTGCGGAACGAATTTTCAGGCGCCAGAGGTTTTTCGGCCTCTAACCTATGGAGAATGAAGGTTTTTTATGAAACTTATACCAAAAGCCCAAAACTCGCGCCATTGGCGCGAGAAATTGCCTGGTTCCATAACGTCATCATCATGGAGCGGTGCAAGGATGAGGCGGAGCGGACGTTTTACCTCATGATGACGCGAAGGCATGGCTGGTCCAAAAATATCCTCATCCATCAAATAGAGAACCAGAGTTTTCAGAAATACCTCGCCAATCAGACGAATTTTGAAAAGGCCCTCCCTGTGGAGACGCGGGTTCAGGCAGGGCTTGCGGTTCAAGACGAATACACCTTCGATTTTCTGGGGATTGGCGATGAGCATGACGAGCGCGAGCTGGAGTGCGCTATTCTCTCAAAGGTCGAAGCGTTTCTCAGAGAGATGGGCGGGATATTCTCATTCATCGGCAGCCAGTACCGGCTGGAGGTCGGCGAAAAGGAGTATTTTATCGATCTGTTGTTATTTCATCGGACGCTCAAGTGTCTTGTGGCCTTGGAACTCAAGGTCGGAGAGTTCATGCCGGAATATGTGGGCAAGATGCAGTTCTATCTTGCGGCGCTCGATGATCTCGTGCGCATGCCCGACGAAGGCTCCTCCATCGGCATCATCCTGTGCAAGTCAAAAGACAGGATGATCGTCGAATATGCGCTTCGCGAGTCGAAGAAGCCGATCGGCGTAGCGACGTACAGGGTTGTCTCAAAATTGCCGCGCAAGTATAAGGATTTGATGCCTGTCCCAGAACGAATTGCAGCTCTAATTATGCCTTGA
- a CDS encoding (2Fe-2S)-binding protein, giving the protein MTGSYRIIVNGKQVDISCPPGRTLLDIIREDLGLTGAKRGCGIGACGACTVLIDGKPRRSCRIKIGEIAHDSPHITTIEGLEQDGKLHPIQQAFIDCGAIQCGFCTPGMVLAAKALLDSNPDPTREEIRTALSANLCRCTGYQQIFQAVEKAARLLK; this is encoded by the coding sequence ATGACGGGCTCATACAGAATAATAGTAAACGGCAAACAGGTGGACATCTCTTGCCCGCCGGGGCGGACCCTGCTCGACATAATCAGGGAGGACCTCGGCCTCACCGGCGCAAAGCGCGGCTGCGGAATAGGCGCCTGCGGCGCATGCACAGTCCTCATCGACGGCAAGCCGCGGAGGTCGTGCCGCATCAAGATCGGCGAAATCGCCCACGACTCGCCGCATATCACGACGATCGAGGGGCTGGAGCAGGACGGCAAGCTCCACCCCATCCAGCAGGCCTTCATAGATTGCGGCGCGATACAGTGCGGCTTCTGCACGCCCGGCATGGTGCTCGCCGCAAAGGCGCTTTTAGATTCAAATCCCGATCCGACGAGGGAGGAGATAAGGACGGCGCTGTCGGCCAACCTCTGCAGATGCACCGGATATCAGCAGATATTCCAGGCCGTGGAAAAAGCGGCCAGGCTGCTGAAATAG
- a CDS encoding DUF748 domain-containing protein, translated as MKNKLIITILSAVALVAIMVGTIALASRGAINAIERQRHDIIGLAIDVGDYGVNLFSASLVLKDIKIYPAGKEDDEHILAKADALRVALSPRDLLVKTIHARKIVLVNPKINVIKETKTDFNWDALDLGADEEKAKTEADEDKADEWEVRIDSVKIRDGEIAYVDKSEGHRLRLTKLNMQVSDIRPNDNPDELPTQLNIDAKIDDNKGMLNVRGRLNLFAEGVNFKLRSIIGNSPITYYRSFYAGSTPFPIVGGTISITSQATSKKSELLANNHATIYNLRAGGGIKGDLINAFVLKKRAPVEADVTVKGNIEKGDFNVGSKISAGIGDGILAQAKAIPDLLSPAEKIMSKTKSIGEGVKGLFKR; from the coding sequence ATGAAAAACAAGCTCATCATAACGATCCTTTCAGCGGTCGCGCTCGTCGCAATCATGGTCGGGACCATCGCGCTCGCGTCCAGGGGAGCCATCAATGCAATCGAGCGGCAGAGGCACGACATCATCGGTCTTGCGATCGACGTGGGCGACTACGGCGTCAATCTGTTTTCCGCATCTCTGGTGCTCAAAGACATCAAGATATACCCAGCCGGCAAGGAGGATGACGAGCACATCCTCGCAAAGGCCGACGCCCTGCGCGTTGCGCTCTCGCCCCGCGATCTGCTGGTAAAGACGATCCATGCGCGCAAGATCGTGCTCGTGAATCCGAAGATCAACGTCATCAAGGAAACGAAGACCGACTTCAACTGGGATGCGCTCGACCTTGGGGCGGACGAGGAGAAGGCCAAGACCGAGGCCGATGAGGACAAGGCGGATGAGTGGGAGGTCAGGATCGATTCGGTCAAGATCCGCGACGGAGAGATCGCATACGTCGACAAGTCCGAAGGCCACAGGTTGAGGCTCACCAAGCTCAATATGCAGGTGAGCGACATACGGCCGAACGACAACCCCGACGAACTGCCCACACAACTCAACATCGACGCCAAGATAGACGACAACAAAGGCATGCTGAACGTGAGGGGCAGGCTGAACCTCTTCGCAGAGGGCGTCAATTTCAAGCTGCGCTCGATAATCGGCAACTCGCCGATCACTTACTACCGCTCGTTCTACGCGGGGAGCACGCCCTTCCCGATCGTCGGCGGCACAATCTCCATCACCAGCCAGGCCACTTCCAAGAAGAGCGAACTCCTGGCCAACAATCACGCCACGATCTACAACCTACGCGCAGGCGGCGGGATAAAGGGAGACCTGATCAACGCCTTTGTGCTTAAAAAACGCGCGCCCGTGGAAGCGGACGTCACGGTGAAGGGCAACATCGAAAAGGGGGACTTCAACGTGGGTTCCAAGATCTCCGCCGGCATAGGCGATGGAATACTGGCTCAGGCCAAGGCGATACCCGACCTCCTGAGCCCGGCTGAAAAGATAATGAGCAAGACAAAATCCATCGGCGAGGGAGTAAAGGGTCTGTTCAAACGCTAG
- the guaD gene encoding guanine deaminase — MAEHTIFRGRIINPLSPERTDDIRDGMLSVDASGRIASCGAFDSKAKGRVVDLSNRLIIPGLVDCHSHIPQLDARGRHGATLLKWLERFILPAETAFSDPAVVDDIARRFFKKLILNGTTTSGLYSSVHEDATDRCFEIAYGSGVRCFIGKVMMDRNAPTVLIEKTSDSLAASERLCARWHGACDGRISYAFTPRFAPTCSMELIKGAADLARKSGAYFQSHIAETLDENARVHELFPKYRDYVELFEDAGALGERTILAHAIHLSDDEFARLGKSGTKIAHCPTSNFFLKSGNMPADKVESAGIIYGLGTDVGAGTSISIFTAMRHADYAQPRAAVGPRKAFWLATMGGAAAMSMEREIGNFAPAKFADFCAVDLSGIDPNCRQSELACDEILSLLMYRGDSRAIEASYVAGNKLDVDAI; from the coding sequence ATGGCAGAACATACGATCTTCCGAGGCCGAATAATAAATCCGCTGAGTCCTGAGAGGACGGACGACATCCGGGACGGGATGCTGTCCGTGGACGCCTCCGGCCGCATCGCATCCTGCGGCGCGTTTGATTCCAAAGCCAAAGGCCGCGTCGTCGATCTCTCGAACAGGCTCATCATCCCTGGACTTGTCGACTGTCATTCGCATATTCCGCAGCTCGACGCGCGCGGCAGGCATGGCGCCACGCTGCTCAAGTGGCTGGAGAGGTTTATTCTCCCTGCAGAGACTGCTTTCTCCGATCCAGCGGTCGTCGATGACATCGCGCGCCGTTTCTTCAAAAAACTCATCCTCAACGGCACCACGACTTCTGGCCTCTATTCCAGCGTGCACGAGGACGCGACTGACCGCTGCTTCGAGATAGCGTACGGTTCCGGCGTCCGCTGCTTCATCGGAAAGGTGATGATGGACCGGAATGCGCCGACAGTCCTCATCGAGAAGACCTCTGATTCGCTCGCAGCGAGCGAGAGGCTCTGCGCGCGCTGGCACGGCGCGTGCGACGGCAGGATCTCTTACGCATTCACGCCCAGGTTCGCGCCGACCTGCAGCATGGAGCTGATAAAGGGCGCGGCCGATCTCGCCCGCAAATCCGGCGCCTATTTCCAGAGCCACATCGCGGAGACGCTGGATGAAAATGCGCGCGTGCACGAGCTCTTCCCAAAGTACCGCGACTATGTGGAGCTATTCGAGGACGCGGGCGCGCTGGGTGAGCGCACGATACTGGCGCATGCGATCCATCTCTCTGACGATGAGTTTGCGCGCTTGGGCAAGTCGGGCACAAAGATCGCGCACTGCCCGACCTCCAACTTCTTTCTCAAGAGCGGGAATATGCCTGCGGACAAGGTCGAGTCTGCGGGGATAATCTACGGCCTCGGCACCGACGTTGGCGCCGGCACCTCGATATCGATCTTTACGGCTATGCGCCATGCCGACTACGCGCAGCCGCGCGCGGCTGTTGGCCCCAGGAAGGCCTTCTGGCTCGCCACCATGGGCGGGGCCGCCGCGATGTCCATGGAGCGAGAGATCGGCAATTTCGCTCCGGCTAAGTTCGCGGACTTCTGCGCAGTGGACCTCTCCGGTATCGATCCGAACTGCAGGCAGTCGGAGCTGGCGTGCGACGAGATACTCTCGCTGCTCATGTACCGCGGCGACAGCAGGGCGATCGAAGCTTCATATGTAGCAGGGAACAAGTTGGACGTGGACGCGATCTGA